One genomic segment of Lampris incognitus isolate fLamInc1 chromosome 2, fLamInc1.hap2, whole genome shotgun sequence includes these proteins:
- the LOC130107230 gene encoding NCK-interacting protein with SH3 domain-like, whose translation MYRSLYAFRSTEPNSLHFAAGESFLILERSNKHWWLGSRCSSGETGYIPASYIEKIQAPEQDEVIQSIDRAIEGIHNVAMKNGGKYNLEQRDVLQKLIHHRKETLARRSSTPSSNKQSLPSSTSEISLSQTPLPPNGLNRDYGLQGSMPLSGSLDNMQGEQGFYQVPPQPRRAAPITPPPPEKQRGSRQPDVPSRLSSLPPSPGPSLSTSTASLDSGSSHSPVSSDVSLPSVASTPPPPVPSRVKHPPPAPDVPPAGSSPQPAPGKKSPAPQPPQLTPPSLPATVEDQPENEWPVAPPSIAESPPSSPTSSESVPLSTGAELIELVRRNTGLSYELSRVAVGVVVGHLQTTLPQASSSLEKVLLSLVESKDLSSALPQGQVCYDEQRLEVIFSDLARHCDDSQQRSWALHEDHALITCYLEELLKILTDADPEVCKRMCKANDSEPVLSLVTYYQMEHRVSLRLLLLKVIGAMCSLDASLISTLLNSILPMELARDLQTDTQEHQKMCYTALVLTMIFSMGEQVPYHHYEHLNAEFVCFLLSVVEEGLPSDTTEQLPDLFLNLLLAFNLHHTVPCTNVIMQELIKKNVKILSEKVLLLLNRGDDPVCVFKHTPPAPHSVLKFLQDVFTGRESADIFYSTDMMVMIDIAVRQISDLSPGDKLRMEYLSLMHSIMRSTDYLEHRHRFCDLQSALQRILREEDDPGEDDGSATAKQMDKLIVQEIYREFPQISEN comes from the exons ATGTATCGCTCCCTGTACGCCTTCCGATCCACGGAGCCGAACTCTCTCCACTTCGCTGCCGGGGAAAGCTTTCTGATCCTGGAGAGGAGCAACAAGCACTGGTGGCTGGGCTCTCGTTGCAGCTCGGGCGAAACCGGCTACATCCCCGCGTCCTACATCGAAAAAATCCAg GCTCCAGAGCAGGACGAGGTCATACAGTCCATTGATAGAGCCATTGAAGGTATCCATAATGTGGCCATGAAAAATGGAGGCAAATATAATTTGGAGCAGCGAGATGTTCTACA AAAGTTGATCCATCACAGAAAGGAAACTCTTGCGCGGCGAAGTTCAACTCCCTCTAGTAACAAGCAAAGCCTCCCGTCTTCTACCAGTGAAATATCTCTCAGTCAAACCCCTCTACCACCCAACGGCCTCAACCGAGATTATGGACTACAGGGCAGCATGCCATTGTCAGGAAGTTTGGACAATATGCAAGGCGAACAGGGGTTTTACCAG GTGCCTCCTCAACCCCGCCGTGCTGCCCCCATCACCCCACCTCCCCCTGAGAAACAGAGAGGCAGCCGAC AACCGGATGTTCCCTCCAGATTGTCTTCCCTTCCTCCGTCCCCTGGACCCTCCCTCTCAACAAGCACCGCCTCCCTAGACTCTGGATCCTCCCACTCACCGGTATCATCTGATGTTAGCCTGCCAAGTGTGGCCAGCACCCCTCCTCCTCCAGTGCCAAGCCGTGTTAAGCATCCTCCACCTGCGCCAGACGTGCCACCCGCTGGCTCCTCTCCCCAGCCGGCCCCAGGAAAGAAGAGCCCAGCGCCACAGCCCCCCCAGCTGACTCCCCCATCTCTCCCAGCCACAGTAGAGGACCAGCCAGAGAACGAATGGCCTGTTGCCCCTCCCTCTATTGCTGAAAGCCCACCGAGCAGCCCCACTAGCTCTGAATCTGTTCCACTGTCGACTGGGGCTGAGCTCATTGAGTTGGTGCGGAGGAACACTGGTCTGAGTTATGAGCTGTCACGGGTCGCTGTTGGTGTGGTCGTGGGTCATCTACAGACCACTTTACCTCAAGCTTCCTCTTCCTTGGAGAAAGTCCTCCTCTCATTGGTGGAGAGCAAG GATTTGAGTTCAGCGCTGCCACAGGGGCAGGTGTGCTATGATGAACAACGACTGGAGGTGATCTTCAGCGACCTTGCCCGTCACTGTGATGACTCCCAGCAGCGTAGCTGGGCTCTTCATGAGGACCATGCGCTAATCACATGTTACTTGGAGGAGCTGCTTAAGATATTG ACTGATGCAGATCCAGAGGTGTGTAAGAGGATGTGCAAGGCCAATGACTCTGAGCCAGTGTTATCACTTGTGACATATTACCAGATG GAGCATCGTGTTTCTTTGCGTCTGCTGCTTCTCAAGGTGATTGGGGCAATGTGCAGTCTGGATGCTTCCCTCATCTCCACCCTTCTCAACTCCATCCTTCCCATGGAGCTGGCAAGAGATTTACAAACTGACACACAAG AGCACCAGAAGATGTGTTACACCGCCTTGGTACTTACCATGATATTCTCAATGGGAGAACAGGTGCCATATCATCACTATG AACACTTGAATGCTGAGTTTGTTTGCTTCCTTCTGAGTGTGGTGGAGGAAGGACTTCCATCTGACACCACAGAGCAGCTTCCTGATCTCTTCTTGAATCTTCTCCTGGCCTTCAATCTTCACCACACAG TGCCCTGCACCAATGTGATTATGCAGGAACTGATTAAGAAAAATGTGAAGATCCTTTCAGAGAAAGTACTGCTGCTACTGAACAGAGGAG ATGACCCAGTATGTGTCTTCAAACATACCCCACCTGCCCCACATTCAGTGCTCAAGTTTCTGCAGGATGTTTTCACCGGCCGAGAGTCTGCTGATATCTTCTACAGCACTGACATGATGGTGATGATTGACATTGCTGTTCGACAAATATCTGACCTCTCGCCTGGAGACAAG TTGAGGATGGAATATCTCTCCCTCATGCACTCCATCATGCGCTCGACTGACTACCTAGAGCACCGGCATCGCTTCTGTGATCTGCAGTCAGCTCTGCAGAGGATTCTGAGAGAGGAGGATGACCCAGGAGAGGACGACGGCAGTGCCACAGCTAAACAGATGGATAAGCTAATTGTACAAGAGATCTATAGGGAATTCCCACAGATCAGTGAGAACTAG
- the zgc:112334 gene encoding rab GDP dissociation inhibitor alpha encodes MEEYDVIVLGTGLKECTLSGLMSVSGKKVLHLDRNPYYGGESTSVSALEELYRKFKVSGQGKSAGRGSNWNIDLIPKFFLTNGQLVGLLIHTGVTRYLDFKMIEGSYVYKAGKVHKVPSTEAEALASDLMGMFDKRRFRKLLLFILNFSESDPRTHQDIDPKKTTTRDLFRRFDLGPDVMEFTCHAMALHCSEDYLDQPCAETIKRIKLYSESLARHNTSPYLYPIYGLAELPQGFSRLGAEYGGTYKLNKAVEEIVMENGRVVAVKSEGGLFRCKQLICDPSYVPNRVRKVGRVIRVTCLLNHPIKNTYEASSCQIIIPQTQLNRKSDIYICLVSYTHNVASEGMYIATVSTVIETNNAEKEVQPGLELLEPIKQKFVSISNLFVPADDGKRSQIFVSCSYDAATHFDADCEDILDMYRRITGTEFCFRELRRDQFEDAEED; translated from the exons ATGGAGGAGTATGATGTTATCGTGCTTGGAACAGGACTTAAG GAGTGTACCCTCTCTGGCTTAATGTCGGTCAGCGGGAAGAAGGTCCTTCACCTTGACAGAAACCCTTACTATGGAGGAGAAAGCACCTCTGTTTCTGCCCTGGAAGAG CTGTACAGGAAGTTCAAGGTTTCAGGTCAAGGGAAATCTGCAGGGCGTGGCAGCAATTGGAACATTGACCTCATCCCCAAATTTTTCCTCACCAACG GTCAGCTGGTGGGGCTGCTGATCCATACCGGAGTTACACGGTATCTGGACTTTAAAATGATCGaaggcagctatgtgtacaaggCGGGCAAAGTGCATAAAGTGCCCTCCACAGAGGCAGAAGCCCTGGCTTCAG ATCTGATGGGCATGTTCGACAAGCGAAGGTTCCGCAAGTTGCTGCTTTTCATCCTGAACTTCAGCGAGAGCGACCCGAGAACCCACCAGGACATCGATCCCAAAAAAACAACCACGAGAGATCTCTTCCGTCGTTTTGACCTCGGGCCGGATGTCATGGAGTTCACATGTCACGCGATGGCTCTGCACTGCAGCGAGGA TTACCTGGACCAGCCGTGTGCTGAGACCATCAAGCGGATTAAGCTGTATTCTGAGTCTCTGGCTCGCCACAACACCAGTCCGTACCTCTACCCCATCTATGGGCTGGCTGAACTACCACAGGGCTTCAGCAG ACTGGGTGCAGAGTACGGAGGGACTTACAAGTTGAATAAAGCGGTGGAGGAGATTGTGATGGAAAACGGCCGAGTGGTGGCTGTAAAATCTGAGGGAGGA CTGTTCCGGTGTAAACAGCTAATCTGTGACCCCAGCTATGTGCCCAATCGAGTGAGGAAAGTGGGCCGCGTCATTCGGGTCACCTGCTTATTGAATCATCCAATTAAAAACACCTACGAGGCCAGTTCCTGTCAAATCATCATCCCTCAAACACAACTCAACCGCAAATCAG ATATCTACATATGTTTGGTATCGTATACACACAACGTGGCCTCAGAGGGGATGTACATTGCCACAGTGAGCACCGTCATAGAGACAAACAACGCAGAGAAGGAGGTGCAGCCGGGGCTGGAGCTGCTGGAGCCCATCAAGCAAAA GTTTGTGTCCATCAGTAACCTATTTGTCCCTGCTGACGATGGGAAAAGAAGTCAG ATATTTGTGTCTTGCTCATATGATGCAGCAACCCACTTTGACGCCGATTGTGAAGACATCCTGGATATGTATCGCCGAATCACAGGGACCGAGTTCTGTTTTAGAGAGCTGCGCAGAGATCAGTTTGAAGATGCCGAGGAAGACTGA
- the ndufaf3 gene encoding NADH dehydrogenase [ubiquinone] 1 alpha subcomplex assembly factor 3 isoform X1 encodes MATSVCAKVLQRSARGLPFYARAFPVFSSPVLSRGHKLSPSDDELYQRTTVTVMQKEPDSGVMIEGYSSRGFSINGNQVFGPCALLPPAILQWNVGSFKDITEESVSLFHMLEPRIEILVLGTGARTERIKAEVLALLKKKGIAVEVQDTPNACATFNFLVSERRLAAAGLIPPPVSTALEAI; translated from the exons ATGGCGACCTCCGTGTGCGCGAAAGTGCTCCAGAGATCAGCACGGGGTCTGCCCTTTTACGCTCGAGCGTTCCCTGTTTTCTCAAG CCCCGTCCTGTCTCGTGGTCACAAGCTCAGCCCCAGCGATGATGAGCTGTACCAGCGTACAACCGTGACCGTCATGCAGAAGGAGCCTGACAGCGGGGTCATGATAGAAGGCTATAGCTCCAGAGGATTCAGCATTAATGGCAACCAGGTGTTCGGGCCCTGTGCACTGCTGCCTCCAGCTATCCTCCAGTGGAAC GTGGGCAGTTTTAAAGACATCACAGAAGAGAGTGTCTCACTTTTCCATATGCTTGAACCACGAATAG AGATTCTAGTGTTGGGCACAGGAGCACGAACGGAGCGCATTAAAGCTGAAGTCCTAGCCCTGCTCAAGAAGAAAGGCATTGCCGTCGAGGTGCAGGACACG CCCAATGCGTGTGCAACATTCAACTTCCTTGTGAGTGAACGGCGACTGGCGGCTGCTGGGCTAATCCCTCCCCCCGTAAGCACGGCCCTGGAAGCAATATAG
- the ndufaf3 gene encoding NADH dehydrogenase [ubiquinone] 1 alpha subcomplex assembly factor 3 isoform X2: protein MPTDTYTAACGPVLSRGHKLSPSDDELYQRTTVTVMQKEPDSGVMIEGYSSRGFSINGNQVFGPCALLPPAILQWNVGSFKDITEESVSLFHMLEPRIEILVLGTGARTERIKAEVLALLKKKGIAVEVQDTPNACATFNFLVSERRLAAAGLIPPPVSTALEAI from the exons ATGCCAACGGATACTTACACGGCGGCGTGTGG CCCCGTCCTGTCTCGTGGTCACAAGCTCAGCCCCAGCGATGATGAGCTGTACCAGCGTACAACCGTGACCGTCATGCAGAAGGAGCCTGACAGCGGGGTCATGATAGAAGGCTATAGCTCCAGAGGATTCAGCATTAATGGCAACCAGGTGTTCGGGCCCTGTGCACTGCTGCCTCCAGCTATCCTCCAGTGGAAC GTGGGCAGTTTTAAAGACATCACAGAAGAGAGTGTCTCACTTTTCCATATGCTTGAACCACGAATAG AGATTCTAGTGTTGGGCACAGGAGCACGAACGGAGCGCATTAAAGCTGAAGTCCTAGCCCTGCTCAAGAAGAAAGGCATTGCCGTCGAGGTGCAGGACACG CCCAATGCGTGTGCAACATTCAACTTCCTTGTGAGTGAACGGCGACTGGCGGCTGCTGGGCTAATCCCTCCCCCCGTAAGCACGGCCCTGGAAGCAATATAG